A genomic region of Limnohabitans curvus contains the following coding sequences:
- a CDS encoding xanthine dehydrogenase family protein molybdopterin-binding subunit, which translates to MQASQAQTPSNAPFVGQRLLRLEDHALLSGRGAYADDLGVKPGTLHAAVLRSPHAHARLQALDISAALRLPGVHSVLTGEDVQRWAQPFVVGVKQPMQHWALAVDRVRYAGEPVAVVVAQDRYIAEDALDLIRVDYQPLPAVVEIEAAVAEGAVLLHEAVGSNVVSERHFSYGEPETHFSDSQRISTTVHYPRNSCSPIECAVVIAEYMGEDEGYDALSNFMGPFSLHAVMALALKVPGNKLRHRVPRDSGGSFGVKQAVFPYVVLMCLAARKAGAPVKWVEDRLEHLSAATSATARLASISADVRSDGRILALHWDQIDEVGAYLRAPEPATFYRMHGCLTGAYDIAHLRVRNRVVVTNKTPTGLVRGFGGPQVYYALERLIDRIAVALHMDPVALRRLNYVRADQFPYRAPAGALLDSGNYERMTELVLAAANEQGLYQRQQAARAAGRLYGIGVAAIVEPSVSNMGYISTVLTPEQRAKAGPKNGAIASATVAVDLLGGVNVTIASAPAGQGHMTVCAQVVADVLGLQPAQVVVNVEFDTAKDAWSVAAGNYSSRFAGAVAGTVHLAALKLRDKLARIAAEQFGCATESVVFAGGQVYDSNQPARCQPFTRLAANPHWAPALLPEGMTPGLRETAFWTPEVLSAPDAADRVNTSAAYGFVFDMCGLEVDPDTGAVRVDRYITGHDAGRLLNPALADGQIQGAFAQGLGAALLEEFRYGGDGSFQSGTLADYLMPTACETPDPVIVHLETPSPFTPLGAKGLGEGNNMSTPVCIANAFADALRPQRDQEDVRLPLTPGRVLALLQPADPAPREMPRPAAALPAGDGMALQAQGEVDIPAPPEQVFAVLLDPVALAQVIPGCHALQLSGPNRYRAEVTVGVGLVKARYEAEIILSDINAPHSLRLSGSGRSSLGTGAGDGLVTLQAIDGGTRLRYDYRAKVGGKVAMVGSRMLEGAARIIVAQLFESLGRQASGTSRPPVWWRRVLRLLGVRA; encoded by the coding sequence TTGCAAGCATCCCAGGCCCAGACACCAAGCAACGCGCCCTTCGTAGGCCAGCGCCTGCTGCGCCTGGAAGATCATGCCTTGCTGAGCGGCCGCGGAGCCTACGCCGACGACCTTGGTGTCAAGCCCGGCACCTTGCACGCCGCCGTGCTGCGATCGCCTCACGCGCACGCCCGGCTCCAGGCCTTGGACATCAGCGCCGCCCTGCGACTGCCCGGGGTGCACTCGGTGCTCACCGGCGAGGATGTGCAGCGCTGGGCCCAGCCATTCGTGGTGGGTGTCAAACAACCCATGCAGCACTGGGCACTCGCCGTGGACCGGGTCCGCTATGCGGGCGAACCGGTGGCCGTAGTGGTGGCTCAGGACCGCTACATCGCCGAGGATGCCCTGGACCTGATCCGCGTCGACTACCAGCCCCTGCCCGCCGTGGTGGAGATCGAGGCGGCCGTGGCAGAGGGAGCAGTGCTGCTGCACGAGGCCGTGGGCTCCAATGTTGTCTCCGAGCGGCATTTCAGCTACGGCGAACCCGAGACACATTTTTCCGATAGCCAGCGCATCAGCACCACGGTGCACTACCCGCGCAACAGTTGCTCACCCATCGAGTGCGCTGTGGTGATCGCCGAATACATGGGCGAAGACGAAGGCTACGACGCGCTCTCCAACTTCATGGGCCCGTTTTCGCTGCATGCGGTGATGGCGCTGGCGCTCAAGGTGCCTGGCAACAAGCTGCGCCACCGCGTGCCGCGTGATTCCGGAGGCAGCTTCGGCGTCAAGCAGGCGGTCTTTCCGTATGTCGTGTTGATGTGCTTGGCCGCCCGCAAGGCCGGCGCGCCGGTGAAATGGGTTGAGGACCGGTTGGAACACCTGAGTGCTGCAACCTCGGCCACGGCGCGACTGGCCAGTATCTCGGCCGATGTGCGCTCGGACGGCCGCATCCTGGCCTTGCACTGGGATCAGATCGACGAGGTTGGCGCCTATCTGCGCGCGCCCGAACCGGCCACTTTTTACCGTATGCACGGTTGCCTCACAGGTGCCTATGACATCGCCCACTTGCGGGTGCGCAACCGGGTGGTGGTGACCAACAAGACACCCACCGGCCTAGTGCGCGGCTTTGGCGGCCCCCAGGTCTACTACGCACTGGAGCGGCTGATCGACCGCATCGCCGTGGCGCTGCACATGGACCCTGTGGCACTGCGTCGCCTCAACTATGTACGCGCCGATCAATTCCCTTATCGCGCGCCGGCCGGCGCCCTTCTGGACTCGGGCAACTACGAACGCATGACCGAGTTGGTCCTGGCCGCTGCCAACGAACAGGGCCTGTACCAGCGCCAGCAGGCCGCGCGCGCGGCCGGGCGGCTGTACGGAATTGGCGTGGCGGCGATTGTGGAGCCTTCGGTTTCCAACATGGGCTACATCAGTACCGTGCTCACCCCTGAGCAGCGGGCCAAGGCCGGGCCCAAGAACGGCGCGATAGCCAGCGCCACCGTGGCGGTGGACCTGCTGGGCGGGGTCAACGTCACCATCGCCTCGGCCCCCGCCGGTCAGGGTCACATGACCGTGTGCGCCCAAGTGGTGGCCGATGTGCTGGGCCTGCAGCCTGCGCAGGTGGTGGTCAACGTCGAGTTCGACACCGCCAAGGACGCCTGGTCGGTGGCCGCAGGTAATTACTCCAGCCGCTTCGCCGGTGCCGTCGCCGGCACGGTGCATCTGGCAGCACTCAAATTGCGGGACAAGCTGGCTCGGATCGCGGCCGAGCAATTCGGCTGTGCGACGGAGTCGGTGGTTTTTGCCGGCGGCCAGGTCTACGATAGCAACCAGCCCGCGCGCTGCCAGCCCTTCACCCGCCTAGCGGCCAACCCTCACTGGGCTCCGGCCCTGCTGCCCGAAGGCATGACCCCGGGCCTGCGCGAGACCGCCTTCTGGACGCCGGAGGTGCTCAGCGCCCCTGATGCGGCCGACCGAGTCAACACATCGGCCGCCTACGGTTTCGTGTTTGACATGTGCGGCCTAGAGGTAGATCCAGACACCGGTGCGGTGCGAGTAGACCGCTACATCACCGGGCATGACGCTGGAAGGCTGCTCAACCCGGCACTGGCTGACGGCCAGATTCAGGGCGCGTTCGCCCAAGGTCTGGGCGCGGCCCTGTTGGAGGAGTTCCGCTACGGCGGCGACGGCAGTTTCCAGTCTGGCACGTTGGCCGACTACCTGATGCCTACCGCCTGCGAGACACCTGACCCGGTGATCGTGCACCTGGAGACGCCTTCGCCCTTCACCCCGCTGGGGGCCAAGGGCCTGGGCGAGGGCAACAACATGAGCACCCCGGTGTGCATAGCCAATGCCTTTGCCGATGCGCTGCGCCCGCAACGCGACCAGGAAGATGTGCGCCTGCCGCTCACGCCGGGACGCGTGCTGGCGCTGCTGCAGCCCGCCGACCCGGCACCACGGGAGATGCCGCGCCCGGCCGCAGCGCTTCCTGCCGGCGACGGCATGGCCTTGCAAGCGCAGGGCGAGGTGGACATTCCAGCCCCGCCTGAGCAAGTGTTCGCAGTCCTGCTCGACCCGGTGGCGCTGGCCCAAGTCATTCCGGGCTGCCATGCGCTGCAATTGAGCGGACCCAACCGTTACCGCGCCGAGGTTACCGTGGGTGTAGGTCTGGTGAAGGCCCGCTACGAGGCCGAGATCATCCTCTCCGACATCAATGCACCACACAGCCTGCGCTTGTCAGGCAGCGGCCGCTCCTCGCTGGGCACGGGTGCAGGCGATGGCTTGGTCACCCTGCAAGCCATCGATGGCGGCACCCGACTGCGCTACGACTACCGCGCCAAGGTGGGCGGCAAGGTGGCCATGGTGGGCAGCCGCATGCTTGAAGGAGCGGCGCGCATCATCGTGGCCCAGCTATTCGAGTCCCTGGGCCGCCAGGCCAGCGGCACGTCAAGGCCCCCCGTCTGGTGGCGCCGCGTTCTTCGTCTACTGGGAGTGCGCGCATGA
- a CDS encoding AraC family transcriptional regulator codes for MSSAVKIFQGRFGRVALLDMTAPLVGHAHHHCHLLIKAGGADGAFRVRGEVAPLTDETAVLVNAWEHHAYEHKAPLGERTLILALYIEPAWLAEIQRSLALSGHPRFFPQSTVQLNAATRKNMEEFVLELWWADEVSPSRLEHLLFDLIIEVIEHCSGWRDLASLLRSRPPAAIDPRIRQAMSLMKQDVARELDVDALAQQTGLSRAHFFTLFQRDTQVSPLVYANVLRFEAAVSRLTQGRDAVGDIAADLGFSEPSHFARFFRSHLGITPTDYRRKVNLFEPPAGGDTLL; via the coding sequence ATGTCCTCCGCCGTCAAGATATTTCAAGGCCGATTCGGTCGTGTCGCTTTGCTCGACATGACCGCGCCGCTGGTCGGGCATGCCCATCACCACTGCCATCTCCTGATAAAGGCCGGCGGAGCGGATGGGGCTTTTCGTGTGCGCGGCGAGGTGGCGCCGCTGACCGACGAGACTGCGGTGCTGGTCAATGCCTGGGAACACCATGCCTACGAGCACAAAGCCCCTCTCGGTGAGCGCACCTTGATTCTGGCGCTATACATTGAGCCGGCTTGGCTGGCCGAGATTCAACGCTCGCTCGCCCTATCGGGCCACCCACGCTTCTTTCCGCAGTCAACGGTGCAGCTCAATGCCGCCACGCGCAAGAACATGGAGGAGTTCGTGTTGGAGCTTTGGTGGGCGGACGAAGTGTCTCCCAGCCGCCTGGAGCATCTGCTGTTTGATCTGATCATCGAGGTGATAGAACACTGCTCTGGCTGGCGGGATCTGGCAAGCCTGCTGCGCAGTCGCCCGCCTGCGGCCATAGACCCACGCATCCGCCAGGCGATGTCGCTGATGAAGCAGGATGTGGCACGTGAGCTTGACGTGGATGCATTGGCGCAGCAGACGGGGCTGTCGCGAGCCCATTTCTTCACGCTGTTCCAGCGTGACACCCAAGTCTCGCCTTTGGTTTACGCCAATGTGCTGCGTTTCGAGGCGGCGGTGTCCCGACTCACTCAGGGTCGCGATGCAGTGGGCGACATCGCCGCCGACCTGGGGTTTTCGGAGCCCAGTCATTTCGCGCGATTTTTTCGCTCTCACCTGGGTATCACGCCCACCGACTACCGACGCAAGGTCAACCTCTTCGAGCCTCCGGCCGGCGGCGATACCTTGCTCTGA
- a CDS encoding aldehyde dehydrogenase family protein, whose translation MTPQALNLIDNEWQPAQSGQFEDSVNPADGRVIGRYAASDGADAEAAIAAARRAFERPDWAQSPRLRQMVMLKWADRLEAHADELAHLLTLENGKVLAQSRGEMAGAISEIRYYAGLTRFIPGHVFEVEPGAYSTLLKEPAGVAGIIVPWNAPVVLLIRSITPALAAGCTTVIKPAPQTALITAAVLADLQAVAELPRGVLNLVSECGHAVAQALTTSADVDVISFTGSNATGQRIMAAAAPTMKKLSLELGGKSCCLVFDDVDVSRIAPQLAAAATIISGQQCTAARRVLVHASRYDEMKVALSQALQALVVAPGLAAGAQLGPLIDAPSHQRVSQAIAQATDLADEVILRGGRPDGLSASGHFMTPTLVAHRDTSAFFVQDEIFGPFVVLEKFEDEQDAVKRANHSDYGLSASVWTQDGARQMRVARALRNGTVWLNEHNKLFAEAETGGYRRSGLGRLHGYDALIDFMEIKHIYQNAGVVAL comes from the coding sequence ATGACCCCCCAAGCGCTTAATCTGATCGACAACGAATGGCAGCCCGCGCAAAGCGGACAGTTCGAGGACAGTGTGAACCCGGCCGATGGCCGTGTGATTGGCCGCTACGCCGCCAGTGATGGTGCGGACGCCGAAGCTGCAATCGCTGCTGCACGCCGCGCTTTCGAGCGCCCCGACTGGGCGCAGTCACCGAGGCTGCGCCAGATGGTGATGCTCAAGTGGGCCGACCGGCTCGAAGCGCACGCCGACGAACTCGCGCATTTGTTGACGCTGGAAAACGGCAAGGTGCTGGCGCAGTCGCGCGGAGAAATGGCAGGTGCCATTTCCGAAATCCGTTACTACGCTGGTCTGACCCGATTCATCCCTGGCCATGTTTTTGAAGTTGAACCTGGTGCCTACTCCACCTTGCTCAAGGAGCCTGCCGGTGTGGCGGGCATCATCGTGCCGTGGAATGCACCGGTGGTGCTTTTGATTCGCTCGATCACCCCAGCCCTGGCTGCTGGCTGCACGACGGTCATCAAGCCAGCGCCACAAACCGCGCTGATTACAGCGGCTGTTTTGGCTGACTTGCAAGCGGTGGCTGAACTACCACGAGGGGTACTTAACTTGGTGAGCGAGTGCGGCCATGCGGTGGCGCAGGCGCTGACCACCTCTGCCGACGTTGATGTGATCAGCTTCACAGGCTCGAACGCCACCGGCCAGCGCATCATGGCTGCAGCTGCGCCAACGATGAAAAAACTCTCGCTTGAACTTGGTGGTAAATCTTGCTGCCTGGTGTTTGACGACGTGGATGTGTCACGAATTGCGCCGCAATTGGCAGCGGCTGCCACCATCATTTCTGGGCAGCAGTGCACCGCCGCGCGCCGCGTGCTGGTTCACGCTTCGCGGTATGACGAGATGAAGGTCGCGTTAAGCCAAGCACTTCAAGCCTTGGTGGTGGCGCCTGGTTTAGCCGCTGGCGCGCAGCTTGGTCCGCTGATTGATGCACCTTCGCACCAGCGGGTGAGCCAGGCGATTGCGCAAGCAACCGACTTGGCAGACGAGGTCATCCTTCGCGGTGGGCGCCCCGATGGGCTGTCAGCCAGCGGCCACTTCATGACCCCAACGCTGGTGGCACACCGCGACACCAGTGCTTTCTTCGTACAAGATGAAATTTTCGGCCCCTTTGTGGTGCTGGAGAAATTTGAAGACGAACAAGATGCCGTCAAGCGCGCCAACCACTCTGATTACGGCTTGTCGGCCAGCGTTTGGACCCAAGACGGCGCGCGCCAAATGCGGGTAGCCCGTGCGCTACGAAACGGCACGGTCTGGCTCAATGAGCACAACAAGTTGTTTGCTGAAGCCGAGACGGGTGGGTATCGCCGCAGCGGCCTGGGGCGCTTGCACGGCTATGACGCCTTGATTGATTTCATGGAGATCAAGCACATCTACCAAAACGCTGGTGTAGTCGCACTCTGA
- a CDS encoding SDR family NAD(P)-dependent oxidoreductase, giving the protein MTEPLNQRANALANRVAIVTGAAQGIGARYAQALSAAGAAVVCADVVPSQATVEAIQAAGGQALDVRVDVTSSESARAMAEAAMRAFGRIDILVNNAGIFTNLALKPMDQIDSAEWDKVMAVNVRGPFECSKAVLPAMRAQGYGKIINIASGTVFKGAPMLLHYVSSKGAVVAMTRSMARELGDAGIRVNTLAPGLTASENTVANPAWQGAVSANNIASRAIKREVTPEDLCGTLLYLASPASDFVTGQVVVVDGGSVMH; this is encoded by the coding sequence ATGACTGAGCCTTTGAATCAACGTGCCAATGCGCTGGCCAACCGTGTTGCCATCGTTACGGGCGCTGCCCAGGGGATTGGGGCGCGCTATGCCCAAGCCCTGTCTGCTGCGGGTGCGGCTGTGGTTTGTGCCGACGTTGTGCCTAGCCAGGCCACGGTCGAGGCCATCCAGGCCGCTGGCGGGCAAGCCTTGGATGTGCGGGTGGATGTGACGTCATCGGAGTCTGCCCGCGCCATGGCCGAAGCGGCCATGCGTGCGTTTGGGCGTATCGACATCCTGGTCAACAACGCCGGCATTTTCACCAACCTGGCACTCAAACCGATGGATCAAATCGACAGCGCTGAGTGGGACAAGGTGATGGCCGTCAACGTTCGAGGCCCCTTCGAGTGCAGCAAGGCTGTGCTGCCCGCCATGCGTGCGCAGGGCTACGGCAAGATCATCAACATCGCCTCAGGCACTGTCTTCAAGGGCGCGCCGATGTTGTTGCACTACGTCAGCTCCAAGGGCGCGGTGGTGGCCATGACCCGCAGCATGGCGCGTGAGTTGGGCGATGCAGGCATCCGGGTCAACACGCTGGCCCCCGGCCTGACCGCCAGTGAAAACACGGTGGCCAACCCGGCTTGGCAAGGCGCGGTGAGTGCCAACAACATTGCCAGCCGCGCCATCAAACGTGAGGTGACACCCGAAGACCTGTGCGGCACCTTGCTGTACTTGGCCAGTCCCGCCAGCGACTTCGTGACCGGTCAGGTCGTGGTGGTTGATGGTGGCTCCGTGATGCATTGA
- a CDS encoding fatty acid hydroxylase — protein MNREQEIVARSHAFREEYRENTPGWYRGEMHLAFTLCFTVGAIVYCASQLASTRWQEWVFVMMPMFLFGNWAEWAAHRYLLHSPKSILKSAYKRHVGTHHQFFSHKTLDYHGQRDWRALLFPPFAPVLFVFAALPLALVLAALWSVNAGYIAMISMAGYFLMYEGLHTLSHLEHPLLDRLPLVNTVRRMHVLHHNPDFMHTRNFNLTFPICDALFGTSDLKSGVIATLFNGMSDAQRKEEDKRTLAAQQLERSSSHQ, from the coding sequence ATGAACCGAGAGCAGGAAATTGTTGCCCGTTCCCACGCGTTCCGAGAGGAATACCGTGAGAACACGCCGGGCTGGTACCGCGGTGAAATGCATTTGGCATTTACCTTGTGTTTCACGGTGGGGGCCATCGTGTACTGTGCCAGCCAACTGGCGTCAACGCGCTGGCAAGAGTGGGTGTTTGTGATGATGCCCATGTTCCTGTTCGGCAATTGGGCCGAGTGGGCAGCGCATCGCTATTTGCTGCACAGCCCCAAGAGCATTCTGAAGTCAGCTTACAAGCGGCATGTGGGGACCCACCACCAGTTCTTCTCGCACAAGACCCTGGATTACCACGGCCAGCGCGATTGGCGTGCTTTGCTGTTCCCGCCTTTTGCGCCTGTTTTGTTCGTCTTCGCTGCATTGCCCTTGGCGCTTGTGCTGGCTGCACTTTGGTCGGTTAACGCCGGTTACATCGCGATGATCAGCATGGCTGGCTACTTTCTCATGTACGAAGGCTTGCACACCCTGTCGCATCTCGAGCATCCGTTGCTGGACCGTTTGCCCCTGGTCAACACCGTCAGGCGCATGCATGTTCTGCACCACAACCCGGATTTCATGCACACCCGAAATTTCAACCTCACCTTCCCAATTTGCGATGCGCTGTTTGGCACCAGCGATTTGAAAAGTGGCGTGATCGCAACGCTGTTCAACGGCATGTCGGACGCACAGCGCAAGGAAGAAGACAAGCGCACATTGGCTGCACAGCAGCTTGAGCGCAGTAGCTCACACCAATAA
- a CDS encoding ABC transporter ATP-binding protein, whose translation MLSLKNLRVNHGPLTALWDVSLDVRRGEKVGLLGANGAGKSTTMGAIVGLYPRASGTITYDGQVLERPSTAQTVAGGIALVPEGRRLFAAMSVLENLEMGVYAAANRKDRAASLARVYQLFPILREKATQNAGELSGGQQQMVAIGRALMSRPRLLLLDEPFIGVAPKLIDEILSALHSIAAEGVTMILVEQNTHRALDFVERAYVIENGHTVLEGSREQLLADPTFAAKFLGL comes from the coding sequence ATGCTGAGCTTAAAGAACTTGCGTGTGAACCACGGGCCGCTCACGGCGCTGTGGGATGTGTCTCTGGATGTGAGGCGCGGTGAGAAAGTGGGGCTGCTGGGTGCTAACGGCGCAGGTAAATCCACCACCATGGGCGCCATTGTGGGCCTGTACCCCCGGGCCAGCGGCACCATCACCTACGACGGGCAGGTGCTGGAGCGTCCATCAACCGCACAAACTGTGGCGGGGGGGATTGCACTGGTGCCCGAGGGTCGCCGCTTGTTTGCCGCGATGAGCGTGCTGGAGAACCTCGAGATGGGGGTGTATGCCGCGGCCAATCGCAAGGATAGGGCGGCTTCGTTGGCGCGGGTCTACCAGCTGTTTCCGATCCTGCGCGAGAAGGCCACACAAAACGCCGGTGAGCTCAGTGGAGGCCAGCAGCAGATGGTGGCGATAGGTCGCGCACTGATGTCTCGCCCGCGTCTGTTGCTGCTGGACGAGCCCTTCATTGGCGTGGCCCCCAAGCTCATTGATGAGATTTTGTCAGCACTTCACAGCATCGCTGCCGAAGGCGTGACCATGATTTTGGTGGAGCAAAACACCCACCGTGCGCTGGACTTCGTCGAGCGTGCCTATGTGATCGAAAACGGCCACACCGTGCTGGAAGGCAGCCGCGAGCAATTGCTGGCTGATCCCACCTTTGCTGCCAAGTTTCTTGGACTTTAA
- a CDS encoding branched-chain amino acid ABC transporter ATP-binding protein/permease yields MSKSLNAVTGWALGTFGVAALASLPFLGNAYLTTIGFTVLIAYILGQSWDWVAGEMGYVNLGHYCFYGIGAYAFAILLVGNWPLWVAIGFAVVVTALAALVISVPLFRLQGDYFAFATLALLPLMEVLAYNLTPITNGADGIVLPVAQVLQPAYLIALGVCVLTFMVTLRINASRFGYALKSIRNDEQVAETVGVRIAPIKRRVLVLSAAFGAVAGAVQAWQMSYIDPATVFGLNVALVPVAMVLFAGSGLRWGPVVGVLVLATLQQWLLVNVKGFQATLYGLIVLLIGRFMPGGFLRARWVKKVPLLRALAREHHEYMGETATVAQTSAASKELPLPRYAAVGSTPLIQLENVRMQFGGNVAVKDVSLQIQSGEIVGLIGPNGSGKTTLFNCISRVYTPTAGRVLFAGQDLKGCSRDQIARLGVGRTYQIPRPFGDLTVQENIAIPLMFNEQPLSPRDAMREARVFIEYAELGHRLRERADGLSVQEKKALEFARALACKPRLLLVDEVASGLTPAEVQRFVDHIRHVRDRYGMTVIWVEHIFSALEKVVDRVIALEEGTLIADGPLAEVVRNERVLSTYLGSAAPKAKAGEHTC; encoded by the coding sequence ATGAGCAAGAGCTTGAACGCAGTGACTGGCTGGGCACTGGGCACCTTCGGTGTGGCAGCACTGGCCAGCTTGCCATTCCTGGGCAATGCTTACCTGACCACCATCGGGTTCACGGTGTTGATTGCCTACATTTTGGGTCAAAGCTGGGACTGGGTCGCTGGTGAGATGGGCTACGTGAACCTGGGGCACTACTGCTTTTACGGTATTGGGGCTTATGCCTTTGCCATCTTGCTTGTGGGCAATTGGCCGCTGTGGGTGGCCATCGGCTTTGCGGTTGTGGTCACGGCCTTGGCTGCGCTGGTGATTTCGGTGCCGCTTTTCAGATTACAGGGTGACTATTTCGCCTTCGCCACATTGGCTCTGCTGCCACTCATGGAGGTGCTGGCTTACAACCTGACTCCGATCACCAACGGAGCCGATGGCATCGTGCTGCCAGTGGCGCAGGTGCTGCAGCCGGCTTACCTGATTGCGTTGGGTGTGTGCGTGCTGACGTTCATGGTCACCTTGCGCATCAACGCCTCACGTTTTGGGTATGCCCTCAAGAGCATCCGTAACGACGAGCAAGTGGCCGAGACCGTGGGTGTGCGCATCGCACCTATCAAGCGACGTGTGTTGGTGCTGAGTGCCGCTTTTGGCGCAGTAGCAGGTGCAGTGCAAGCCTGGCAGATGAGCTACATCGACCCAGCCACGGTGTTTGGTCTGAACGTGGCGCTGGTGCCGGTGGCGATGGTGCTCTTCGCAGGTTCGGGCTTGCGCTGGGGTCCAGTGGTTGGCGTGCTGGTGCTCGCAACCTTGCAGCAGTGGTTGCTGGTCAACGTCAAGGGTTTCCAAGCCACGCTGTATGGGCTGATTGTGCTGCTCATCGGACGCTTCATGCCCGGCGGTTTTCTGCGCGCGCGTTGGGTCAAGAAGGTGCCGCTGTTGCGCGCTCTGGCGCGTGAGCACCATGAGTACATGGGTGAGACCGCCACGGTAGCGCAGACTTCTGCCGCATCGAAGGAGCTGCCACTGCCACGCTACGCTGCGGTAGGAAGCACGCCGCTCATCCAGCTCGAGAACGTGCGCATGCAGTTTGGCGGCAACGTGGCGGTCAAAGATGTGAGCTTGCAGATTCAGTCAGGCGAAATCGTTGGCTTGATCGGCCCCAATGGCTCGGGCAAGACAACCTTGTTTAACTGCATCTCGCGGGTTTACACCCCTACCGCAGGCCGCGTGTTGTTTGCAGGGCAAGACCTCAAAGGTTGCAGCCGTGACCAAATCGCCCGTCTGGGTGTGGGTCGCACGTACCAGATCCCGCGTCCCTTTGGCGACCTCACGGTGCAAGAGAACATCGCCATTCCGCTGATGTTCAATGAGCAGCCGCTGTCCCCACGCGATGCGATGCGAGAGGCCCGTGTCTTCATCGAGTACGCCGAGCTGGGGCATCGTCTGCGTGAACGTGCCGACGGTTTATCGGTGCAGGAGAAAAAGGCTCTGGAATTTGCACGTGCGCTTGCCTGCAAGCCCCGCCTGCTGTTGGTCGATGAGGTGGCCTCAGGACTCACGCCTGCAGAGGTGCAACGTTTTGTCGACCACATCCGCCATGTGCGTGACCGCTACGGCATGACCGTGATCTGGGTTGAGCATATTTTCTCAGCGCTGGAGAAGGTGGTAGATCGTGTGATCGCGCTGGAGGAAGGCACCTTGATTGCGGACGGTCCGCTGGCCGAGGTGGTGCGCAACGAGCGTGTGCTCAGCACCTACCTGGGCTCAGCTGCCCCTAAGGCTAAGGCAGGAGAACACACATGCTGA
- a CDS encoding branched-chain amino acid ABC transporter permease: MEVLLQVLIGGILLGGLYALVAFGLSLIYGVVRILNFAHGTLLAVSGVLASLVFASWQLHPLLIAALLAPLMFACAYAYYHVLLRPLTRRSHFEATVGTVLVTVGTLMILSDLTAMAAGATQRNIPVRLEALEFGDIVVSTTQLLILLGIALLTAMMHVILKRTWFGRAVRAVTQEPVGAEICGVQSTRLKALTFAFGSATVAIAAVLYVLSFPVDPYMGFGLTVKAFTIIVVGGVGNLPGALLAGIFLGVAEGLTGLYWKPEWAPALSVILMLLILVAYPKGVGAKT, translated from the coding sequence ATGGAAGTCCTGCTCCAAGTCCTGATCGGCGGGATCTTGCTCGGCGGTCTGTACGCGCTGGTCGCGTTCGGGCTGTCGCTGATCTACGGTGTCGTGCGCATTCTTAACTTTGCGCACGGCACCCTGCTGGCTGTCAGCGGCGTGCTTGCCAGTCTGGTCTTTGCCAGCTGGCAGTTGCACCCACTGCTGATCGCAGCACTCCTCGCGCCACTGATGTTCGCCTGCGCCTACGCTTACTACCATGTGTTGCTGCGCCCCTTAACTCGGCGTAGCCACTTTGAGGCCACGGTGGGTACGGTGCTGGTCACGGTGGGCACGCTGATGATCCTGTCAGATTTGACGGCGATGGCCGCTGGGGCTACGCAGCGCAACATCCCTGTGCGGCTCGAGGCCCTGGAGTTTGGTGACATCGTGGTCTCCACCACGCAGTTGCTGATTCTTTTGGGCATTGCCTTGCTGACCGCAATGATGCATGTGATCCTCAAGCGCACGTGGTTCGGTCGAGCGGTGCGTGCGGTCACCCAAGAACCTGTGGGCGCCGAGATTTGCGGTGTGCAGAGCACCCGCCTGAAGGCCTTGACCTTCGCCTTCGGTTCAGCCACGGTGGCCATCGCTGCGGTGCTGTATGTGCTGTCGTTTCCGGTGGATCCCTACATGGGCTTTGGACTGACGGTTAAAGCTTTCACCATCATTGTGGTGGGTGGCGTCGGGAACTTGCCCGGTGCCTTGCTGGCCGGCATCTTCTTAGGTGTCGCCGAAGGCTTAACAGGGCTTTACTGGAAGCCTGAATGGGCACCAGCATTGAGCGTCATCCTGATGCTGCTGATTTTGGTGGCTTACCCCAAAGGTGTGGGAGCGAAGACATGA